The nucleotide sequence GGATGATGTATCTTGCGTCAAAAGGTTTCTCCTTGGTGCAGCTCGGTCTCTTGGAGGCAATCTTCCATGTTACCAGTTTTCTGATGGAAGTTCCCACAGGTTCGGTTGCCGACATCTGGGGGAGAAAAGTAAGCCGCCTCTCGGGTAGGTTGTTCGGTGCTCTAAGCCTTGCCATCATGTTTCTTGCCCCTACCTTCCCTCTACAGGTGCTGGGGTTCATCTGCAGTGCATTGGGGTATAATCTCGAGTCCGGGGCAGGGGATGCCTTGCTCTATGACTCATTGTTGCTCGATGGGAGGGAGGCTTCCTATTTACAAGTAAAAGGCTTTGATGAACTGCTCTATCAAACATGCTCAGTGGTTGCATTCCTGGTGGGTGGATTGCTTGCCACGCTCAATTACGGTTATGCATTCACGCTTACCATCCTGACCAACCTCCTTGCCTTCCTGCTGGCACTATTTTTTAAGGAGCCCGAGATTGAGAAGGATCCAATAAGTGGACTATTCTCCGGAATCCTGAACTCCTTGAAGACCCAGATTTTCTCCAGCGTGAAGGTATTCAGGGAAACACCTCGTATTGCCTTCCTAATTGTCTTCAGTGAGTCCTTGTTCGCTTTCATGATCAGTCTCTTCTTCTACTTGCAGAACTTCTGGAGTGATCAAGGGTATCTCCCTGATGCCATTGGCTATGCTTATGCAGCCCACGCCTTGTTGGCCGCATTCTTCTCTCTCAATGCCCATCGCATCGAGAGAAAGATCAATGAGAAAGGAATCCTTGTTGCCTGTCCCATCTTTCTAGCACTCTGCTTGTGGGGGATTGCCCTCACGCCATTCACCATGGCTTTCTATGTCCTTCTTGGTTGTATGGAGGGCTTGTTGGCTCCTACAATCAGCAGCTATTTGAACAAGCTCATACCCTCCAAGTTCCGGGCTACCATTCTGAGTTTCCAGAGCATGGCATACAGCCTGTTCATGATCATGATCTTCCCCTTGGTTGGCCTGATCGGAGGCATCCATTCCCTTTTGCTCTCATTCACCTTGATGGCAATAGCGGCAACACTCTTGGTTTTTGCCTATATCTGGGTCCTAATACGCAAGCGATAAGCTTGGCAGTGGACCCTCTCTCTGCTACTATAGACCAATGAAAATGAGTGAGAGAATGATCAATGCCTTACTGCGTGCCTTTTTTCGTGTTTGCTTTAAAATTGATCGCAGTGAGTTGAAAAAGGTCCCTATGGAGGGACCGCTTCTGATGATGGTGAACCACACCTCAAACCTAGAGGGCCCCATGCTCTATGGGTAC is from uncultured Sphaerochaeta sp. and encodes:
- a CDS encoding MFS transporter — encoded protein: MIQRRYRRNIPLSYGFTALMNLSFTHGLWMMYLASKGFSLVQLGLLEAIFHVTSFLMEVPTGSVADIWGRKVSRLSGRLFGALSLAIMFLAPTFPLQVLGFICSALGYNLESGAGDALLYDSLLLDGREASYLQVKGFDELLYQTCSVVAFLVGGLLATLNYGYAFTLTILTNLLAFLLALFFKEPEIEKDPISGLFSGILNSLKTQIFSSVKVFRETPRIAFLIVFSESLFAFMISLFFYLQNFWSDQGYLPDAIGYAYAAHALLAAFFSLNAHRIERKINEKGILVACPIFLALCLWGIALTPFTMAFYVLLGCMEGLLAPTISSYLNKLIPSKFRATILSFQSMAYSLFMIMIFPLVGLIGGIHSLLLSFTLMAIAATLLVFAYIWVLIRKR